One segment of bacterium DNA contains the following:
- the rsfS gene encoding ribosome silencing factor, with translation MARHLSIRVAKLAADKKGFGIAVLDLRQLTDFTDFFVLCSGDSDTHVRALAEYIAETLKKDYQVKYLHREGYEYGHWVILDYGSVVVHILEPETREYYELERLWGDAPVVYGKLPDLTNPEWRLN, from the coding sequence TTGGCACGACATCTATCGATCCGCGTTGCAAAACTCGCTGCGGATAAAAAAGGGTTCGGCATTGCGGTACTTGATTTACGGCAACTGACTGATTTCACTGATTTTTTCGTTCTGTGTAGTGGGGATTCCGATACCCACGTTCGCGCGCTAGCGGAATATATAGCAGAGACACTGAAAAAAGATTATCAGGTTAAATATCTTCATCGGGAAGGATATGAATACGGTCATTGGGTTATTTTAGATTATGGTTCGGTTGTCGTTCATATTCTTGAACCAGAAACGCGGGAATATTATGAACTTGAACGACTCTGGGGTGATGCTCCGGTCGTATATGGCAAACTTCCTGATTTAACTAATCCGGAATGGCGGTTGAACTAA
- the yqeK gene encoding bis(5'-nucleosyl)-tetraphosphatase (symmetrical) YqeK, producing the protein MEHKLATYLDQPKYLHSLGVKTTALRLAKQFAVDGHQAQIAGLLHDCARCFPITKQKAILQTYPDVIDAEEQLIPELWHAPISALIAQTEFNIHAPDILAAIRYHSTGRAQMSELEKVIFIADYIEPYRAFEIPDTIKRSMSHSLTELTLAVLEAKLDFLKKQRQRIHSRGIEAVEYLKHMVQTDRTADTNG; encoded by the coding sequence ATAGAACATAAACTAGCAACATATCTTGACCAGCCAAAATATCTCCATTCACTCGGTGTGAAAACAACAGCATTACGTTTAGCGAAACAGTTTGCAGTAGATGGTCATCAAGCCCAAATTGCTGGGCTCTTACATGATTGCGCCCGTTGTTTTCCTATCACTAAACAAAAAGCAATTCTGCAAACCTATCCTGATGTAATTGATGCTGAAGAACAGCTGATTCCAGAACTCTGGCACGCACCTATTTCTGCACTGATAGCGCAAACCGAATTTAACATTCATGCCCCGGACATATTAGCGGCGATTCGCTATCATTCTACCGGAAGAGCTCAGATGAGTGAATTGGAGAAAGTCATTTTTATTGCCGATTATATTGAGCCATATCGTGCGTTCGAGATACCAGATACTATAAAACGAAGTATGAGCCATAGTTTAACCGAATTAACCTTAGCCGTTTTAGAAGCGAAATTAGATTTTTTAAAAAAACAACGCCAGCGGATACATTCGCGGGGAATAGAGGCAGTTGAATACTTAAAACATATGGTTCAAACAGATAGAACAGCGGATACAAACGGATAA